The genomic region TCAGACTTAAATGACACGAAAAGTAAAGGACCGTGCCAGGTGAATAATGTTTTCCTGAAAATTGATGGGGTGAGTGGTGAATCCAGAGATGCCGCTCATAGCGGCTGGACCGATGTCGATGCTTACTCGTGGGGTTCCAAAAGAAACTCAGGCCGTTCCGGTGCGGGAGCAAAGGTTAATTATCATAACCTGGCCGTTCACTGCCAGGTGGATAAGGCAACGGCCGGCGCACTGCTCTATTCATCAAACGGCAACAAAATCAAATCGGTGCAGCTGTCTACCTGTAAAGCTGGCGGCGAGCAAATGGAGTATTACCGTATCACGCTTGAAAATGTCATCGTGGTTGAGGTGGTGTTTCGTGACAATGGTGCGCTGACCGACGTGGAATATGACTTCGAAGATGAAATTATATTTTGTTGGAAAATCTCTCCATGATACAAAAGGTGAATTCCTCGATGAGAAGTATAATTTTGATAATTAAAACATTTTTCTGACAGCAAATTTCATTAACTTGAACTGGCAACAAACCGTTCTACCTGAATCTTTAGCTGATGAGCGAACATCAAGCAGGGCAAAAAATAGCAAACCTGCGGGCATATAGAGATAACTCCACCTCCCAAATAGCCAGGCGACAATCGTAAAAACAATTATTCCCAAAATGAAAAGTCGGGTTAATACCACAGATTTGCTGACTTCTTCTTCGATAAGGTGTATTAGTCGCGACTTGTTCTGACAGTGGCCCCTGAAAGGTTGAGGGTTACCGATTTTGATATGGGTGTTGAATCCTTAAACAAAACACGAGGTAACCCTCATGCTTCATACTCACAAACCTGGCATCAAACACAAAGCCATCCTGCCTATGTGCTGTTGTGACCCTGTGCAAACAGTAAGCTAATGCACAAAATTGATCCCGGACTGTCCGCATTTGATCTTCAAAAGTAAAAGAGTAACGCATACGAATTCTGTACAAGTTACGTCACTGGCACAACCGACGTTTCCTGACTGCATTCCGCTAACTGGAGCTGTACTCAGAGTAAAAATCCGCCCCCTGAATCTCAGAGGGCGGATCAACAGATCAATATCTATGATTCAGGTAAGAATTACTCAATCTTTTGGTTGTTCATTAAGGTTTTCCAGTTATTACCAGCAGCCGCTTCACTTTTAGCATTAGCTGAAGAGTGAGTGGCGTTCTGTGACGGTGAGTTGTTTGCCGGTTTGGTATTGCCAGCATAATTGCCGCTGGTCGATGATGCGCTTCCCGGACCGCCCACGATGGGTTTCACCGACGGCACTGTCGGCCATTTGGTTCCGCCTGGCGCGCCAGAGGCGTTCTGTGCACCACCGCTGGAGCCTGCCGTTCCCGGCTTGCCTGCGCCGCTGCGCGGCGTCTGCGTGGCGTTCTGTGACGGTGAGTTATTTGCCGGTTTGGTATTGCCAGCATAATTGCCGCTGGTCGACGATGCGCTTCCCGGACCGCCCACGATGGGTTTCACCGACGGCACTGTCGGCCATTTGGTTCCGCCTGGCGCGCCAGAGGCGTTCTGTGCACCACCGCTGGAGCCTGCCGTTCCCGGCTTGCCTGCGCCGCTGCGCGGCGTCTGCGTGGCGTTCTGTGACGGTGAGTTATTTGCCGGTTTGGTATTGCCAGCATAATTGCCGCTGGTCGACG from Erwinia tracheiphila harbors:
- a CDS encoding Hcp family type VI secretion system effector; this encodes MNNVFLKIDGVSGESRDAAHSGWTDVDAYSWGSKRNSGRSGAGAKVNYHNLAVHCQVDKATAGALLYSSNGNKIKSVQLSTCKAGGEQMEYYRITLENVIVVEVVFRDNGALTDVEYDFEDEIIFCWKISP